The Lates calcarifer isolate ASB-BC8 linkage group LG11, TLL_Latcal_v3, whole genome shotgun sequence genomic sequence CTCCTAAGTTTTACATGAGGCTTCTGGCCTTCAGTCTCCTCAGACTCAGACTTctacaatcacaaacacaaaaaggcTTTTAAAGTGTCTGAAGCTTGCATCATGTTTATTGACAAGCACACAATGATTTCACCCAACATGAATGTTGCATTAAATGTCGTGTGTTTGTCAATCAAATACTTAAACTGCAGTATCCTTACTttatattatacagtatatgtgtgagAGCTGTATGTTTGTGAGTTTGATGTGTCTCACCTTAATGCTTTTTCCAGGGATGAGGGGCTCTCCACTGCGGGTGGTCAGGCCAGGAGAAGATGGGAAGCTACGTCTAGGTGGTGGCGGAGGAGGAGACTTGGAGGGTTTCTCTGTGCGATATCGAGGCACCGTCAGCTCATCTGGAAAAAGAAGTAATACTTACAGTAACTTTAGAATGAAAGTTCTAGTCATAACATAATGTGTAGTGTGCATAAACTACTTAACTTAATACTGAATGCAATGTGGAGTGACCTATTGCATTTATAAAACTAACTCTTAAAACTTTACTCTccactttttcatattttagttCAGTTTAGGGAGGATATGTTCTTGAGAATATCTGATGACCTGCAGGGCTTGTAAAAATATTTCGAAACTAATtggattattttaaaaatatatggtGGTTACTGAGGCAAGACTTCCTCTTGACAGTTATGCACTGAAAACGATCCCGACTGAAGCACTGAACTCTCCATCTCACCAGAGCCACGCCTGGATCCTCCCTCTTTCCCGGATAACTTGTGCTGGGGCTTGTTGGCGCGGTGCTCTGGGGTTCCCGTCCCACTCTGAGTGGGTTGAGAGGGAGTTGTGTTGGAGGAGGGCTTGATCTGCTTGGCAGCAAAGTCCAGGTCTGGAATGGCCTTCATTAACTCAGCCTGGGTCTCCTCCAGCAGCCTGTTGATGTCCTGAGCACTGTACTGGGTCAGACTGGCCCGCTTCTCCTCCCAATCCCGCTCCGCTGCCTGTGGAGCAGAAAGATGGATctaaacattttataaacacacacccactgtGGGGGTGCCTGACAATGTTATGACATGATGTGTAgaatgagatgaaaaacaaccaTTCCTACCAGTCGGACCTCTACAGACAAAGCTTTGTCCGCAGCAGCACGacgctccagctcctccagggcTTTGCCCTTGTGAGGAACAGGAGGATAATTGTCCTTGTGAGGGCCGGACGGGTTCCCGTGGCCACGGCTGAGACTGGAGTGGGGGCTCCAGTTGGACAGGCTGTTGCCTCCCCCAAGGTCATTGATGGTGAGCGGTGGGCTGGTGGGAATGTCAAAGTCTGAAAACTTTCGCAAGTCATCGTTGTGCTTCAGTGAAGGACTAGAGAAGTCCTCCTGCTTCCTCCACACGCCCTCATTCGCTTGTCTGGCAAGAAATGGAAGATGAATTCATTAATCAATTGAAACATAACACAAACTAAAGCATGAATAATCCATGACTTGAAGTGAAAACAACTGTTGCTGAATGCCAGAAACAgccaaaaaaaccaaaacaaaacactgtgaagGACACCAACCTCCACAGATACCGAGTAAACCGAGAAAATAAGAAACTGAAATTAAGAAAGTGAGCTGCTTTTTGGACACAAGGCTGATCAGGAGATAGATGACAGAATGCTAAAGGTCACATTTTAAAAGTCCACACTcgaaataaaattaaaaagcttttattcaTGTGACTGTAAATGGCCTTCCTCAGTGCCACCCAATAATGACAGTTGGTCACATTAATACTTGCAGGTTGAATACATCAAGGATATTTTTTTCTATGcacattaaattttaaattattttctctgataGTTTAACAGTTTTGGCTTAAAAACAGCAAAGGTTTAATGGCATTAATCTCTGATTCGGATCAACAACAATGTCTAATCAATTTTCCTTGGTCCAAGGTCTGTCTGTCCACCGCATTATGAAATCCATATGTCTGCTGACACACAGCAAGGCGGGTGAAAACATAATCTCTTTGGCAGAGGTACAAATAGAAAAGCCTTCCTCGGATTGATTACAAATGGGCAAGTTCCCATGTCAGCTAATGTTGGACATATTTCACTGCAAGATATTTCAAACTTTTCcgtctctgaggacagtttcaggtattaaacacacacaggttctCTGTGGTAGGGGTGTAAAGGTAAAGCAGGGGCACATGAACTGATGCTCTCAGACGAAGGAGGTTCGTACTTGCGCATGGTGGCGAGGGTGTCAGTTATGGTCTTGCAGCGTTTTAACAGGGCGTCGAGTCTGTGCGGCTCTTCTTTCAGGAATTTGACGGCCTCCACTTCGACCCTGAGCACCACCCGCATCTTACTCTGCAGGCCTGGGAACTGATCTGCAGGAGAAAGCAGCTGAGTAACACAGGAAGCCAACCATGTTTCccacaaacaaatcaattcTACTTGTCAAAGATGTTGAAAGCCTTTTAATGtaatcaaacaaaacatttttggacAACTGTAAATGGTCAGGGAGTTCATTAAGACAATGAACAATGTGGGCAATCTGAGACTGATTAAATGTTTGACAGACTGGCTGTGGGTGACTAAAAGATAATCAGTGCCTTAGTGATTAATTAGTGCATTATAAACTGTCTGCCAGAGTAAAAGGCTGTGTTTTCTGCCTGTACACAGAATGTGAAATGTGCCAGTGTGACTCACTTTTCAGTTCTGTGAGTGTTTCTCCCAGTTTTCTCAGAACAGTGgccttctcctccagctcctgcacTGTCACGAGCTTGTGGTTGACAGATGACTCCttctggatctcctccactgacTTCTCCAGGTCGCTGAGATGGAACAGACAGAAGGCTGAACACCAGGGACTCCTCCTGCTACACTTAAATATTGCTGAATATTTAGCGCATAAATTATTCTATGAGTTTTGGTAAAACTTCTGCCAAAAAACTGTTTCTCAATCAAATGGCAGCCAGACAGTGAGACAGTTCTGGACAGCTGAACTGGAGGAGTGCACAGTGGTATTTAAAAGTTTCATGCAACAACTGAGGTGAATGGAGGAACAGAGGATCTATACAAACGTCAAATTTGTTCAGCGCTAATGCTGAGAGTGTTTTGGACTGGTCCGGCTTGATGTCAAATAAATCTGCCTCAAGTTGTGTAATGAATCAAACTCCTATGTATAATTAACCAAAATAAATTGGCCATTAGCCAGGCTGAATGACAGACACTGATTAGGGGAGATCATCTAACAGTTCAACCAATTAGTCTGTGATCAAAATACAGCTCAGAGTTAGATTCGGGAACTATTCTGACGCTCACAGGGAGACCCAGGAATTATTACTGCAGTGAACATTTCCACATATGAGACAGAAGCAAGTTATCGGATTATTAAATCTCAAGGTAGCTCTCTGCTCTGGTTTCGCAGTCACTCCAATTAGCTGCCGGACCGTCTCACACTTCAGATCTTAATAAGCATCTTGCCTTATGCCGGGCTTAATTACAGTTACAATTTTATCCTACCATTGCGTCACCCTGTAAGTCATCTAATTATAAAACAGATATTGCTTGTCATGTTTAAAGTAATTATTAAATACATGATAAAATCTCATCTTAAACCATAAAACTGTCGATTTAAATATTGAACATCCAACCAAATGTCATTCAGTGGCAGTGCAGGAGAATAACGAACACATTTTTGTTactaatgtttttgttattattgatTAAAGCTATAATGAGAGGCTGTGGTATTTTAACACCTATGTGCTCTTAAACTCTTCTTATACTgttactgactggagctgctggatgATGAGCTCCTCCTCATTGAGGTACTTgagtctctcctcctccaccaggagGCGCTGCCTCTGCAGAGGATCCTCCTGCTTCCTCAGGGCGTCGGCAACGCGCACATTCAGCTCCGCTTCTGTCCGCTTCAGCAGAGTTTTCACCGAGTCCTGGTTCTCCAGCTgcatgcacgtgcacacacacgcacacacacacagaaagagggACATTCATTACACAACATTAAAGATAACATATATAACTCTTCAGCTGGGCATGTTGTACACTCAGCAGGTATTTGGAAATGAATTGTATCAATGTTAGCCTCAGTGGCCTCAGGAGAATAGCTTGTTGAAGTCACAAAATCTGCTATCGCTGCCATCTCAGTATAACAACAAGACAATGAGGAGGAGAACTTCAGCCGCCTCAGGCTTTTCAAAACAGACAGTGATTTAAAGCAAttgcatattttgttttgcCCCATCCTTGAGAGGGCAAGCTGTGGCCTTTTGTTTTACTGAACAACCTTCGCTGCTTTGTTATCGGAGAAGAACATTTTGCTCTATCCTTGACTGCTTATACATTTTCCAGTCTTTGCTCGTGAGTTAGCCTTCACACTGAATGCCTTGTTCTTGAAGGCACCGCTAAACGCACCAAGTAGTTCACTCTGTgaatcgtgtgtgtgtgtgtgtgtgtgtgtgcgtgtgcgtatTAGTACATGCATATAATATTTCCCTTAACACAGAAAGCCGGGATCCCTGAGGGGAATGCAGGATGTCTATGACAGGAGGCACTGAGCATGAACTCAGCTCAGCTCTCAAGTGTTATGAATGGAATATTCTACAGGACTACTGGATGTAATACAACTCCCTGAGATGAAAGCACCTGGTAAGCAAGAAAAATTAATAATTGATCAGCCTTATGTTCCAGGAAGTGAAGCAAGACAACAATATTGCTAACATGTAAAATTGCCCAGTGTTCCCCATTATACTGCTCTGAGTGGTGATGCAGATGCAGCAGGCTAAAAGCGAAGGATAGGGTGACATATTTTAGGAATTATTCATTATATctagaaaaacatattttttgttttcttcaaaaaTCTCACAGTGGtgtcctccctcttcctctctcctagTTGCATGTCTCTCCTGCACCTTCCCTCTGTATAATTCATGAGCCACATGTAAAATTTAAGGTGCTGGCCATCGCCATGGGCAACAATATGTGTCCAGGTGCCGAGGTCACACTTGAGCAAACAGGACAGGTAAACAGCAAACTGTCCTCTCTGGGTACAGCAGCAGTGCCACggctctctgtctcactgctTAGCCAGTTCAAGAAACCCTTGTGACTGCTGTCATGGAACAAATAAAAAGCGCTGTATGCCTCTTATCCATCATTGCCATTACGCTTGCTTTTTGCTCTTCCCCCCCGCGAGAAACTTGAAtgctctcctctgcctctgaaaGCATTTAACTCATCATCTCTTCCTGACTCCTCCTACAGTAACCATGGCAGCGCTTGCATCAGGGATACATGGAATAAATAGGGTCCTCATCTCCACAGTTTTTTAACCCTTCCTTGTGGCATTTCATGTGATTCTACATCCATCACGACACTCTGTATCTCTGTAGAATAACAAACAATATTAACTAAGCTTTTATCTTTCTATTTCATTATTAATCCTCAAAAGGTGCACTGCCCTAAATGTGTCAGGCAGTACAGCTATGTGAACCTGCAGGTGTTATTTACTATAGGTACAGTATTTGAAGTGAAGATCAAATAAACATCAAAGCTACAGTTCATGAATATATATGTGTTGAGACACTGGATAGTGTATATTCTAGATCATAAAAATGTAACGACTGCATGTCCTAGAATTTGGGCATTTTCTGTGGATCCTTTGCACCAAAAGCAAACCAAATGCAAAGTAGATAATGTGGTCTTATATTCTGTAGTTCATCTGctttatacagacagacactgcAGATGGATCAACAGTGAGATAAGAGGGGACCCTGCAAAGAATCATTCTTACTGCTGTACGTCATTCAAACTAATAGGGATAATGCATCTTGAGGcactgaaaatgactgaattcaTCTGAACTCACAGTGTCCTAGTTGCTCTGGATAATCCACTGAACACTTTTCACAGGGACTACATCTTTGGTAGAAAGTAGTTAATGACAACTGTTCACAAGTCTGTGCATCATACAGAGTAACCAGCTCACTGTATCTGGAAAAAGGTACATTTTCATTGCTTTGAGCACCACACGTTAAATTTTATTTGCCTTAATTTGACtggggtggaggcagaaatctaAGTAAAGCAGATTAGTTCAGAAAATGTAACCTTTTTCCCCCTGCTGTTCAATGTTTTACATCTCTTTTAATATAATTTCATAACTCAAGCTGCAATCCACCTGCAAATAGCAGTCAGCCTTTATCATGCACCTGCAAACTGCCAGCGTTCTCCAAGGGATGataaatgtatgaaaacaaaatacatgacTAGAACCCTTTTTCCATCGACTGTGATTAACTTAGTtctattttctctctaaatCATCCTTTGCTGCCTATTCATACCTGTCTTTTGTTCTGCTGCTCACATTATGGTATTTGACTTGGAATTGAGCTCTTTTTGATCGTATGAACCTGAGTGTTcaataagagaaaaaaagttcTCTTTTCATTGGCATACCAGAACAGCAGATCATAGGATATAAGAGGAGTAGAAAAGTCAATGTAAATGATATGTAACTGGAATGTAAATCTACAAGTAcaagtatttggacagttacatacattttcttcttcaggcTCTGCGCTACAgcacattcagtttgaaatgaaataatggacacaacattaaaatatcaaCTCTCAGACAGACAACTCCACCTCAGTGTAATGGCAACTCTCAATCAATTCTGAGTTTTGTGTGAGCTGTTGTTGATACGACACACAGTTCCCCAAGAAACATTTAATAGCCAAGTCTCTAGTCACTTTTGAACCTTTGCAATTTGAGTACTATGTGTTAAAAAGGTAATACTGATGTAAACCCACTCAAATTACAGCTGAGACTTTGCACTTGTAGTATccaatatttcatttcaaattgaGTGTGTTGGAGCACAGAGGCTGAAGAACAAAAACCACCcaactgtccaaatacttattACCTGGATTGtacatttctttacatttcacAGTATAAAACACACTGGTATTTCAGTCACCATACAGGAGAGGGTACAGACACGCACACCAGGGAATAAACAGCAGTTGGCAGCAGGCATCCTAGCATGACCTTCATGTTCACAAACGTCAGATGCTATTTGCATCGGCATTTATACATGACAGCTGGTGATTTGAAGCTACATTAAAAGAAGTTTAAAACATCGAAAAGCAGGATAAAGATAAATTACTTGAACTTGAGAAATATTTCCAAACCTGAGCAAGTAAGActaaaactatctgcatggctaaTGGTGAATAATATAAtacttctttatttttgtgatatGGGAGAACAGAGTctgaaagaaacacaacttAAATATACTTTTACAGAGGATGGTATATACCTGTATCTTGCGCAGCTGGGTGAGCTGTTTGCGTAGGTCGGTGGCATTTTGCTGCAGGCCGTGCAGGTGGAGCTGCATCTGCATGCGGCCGACGCTGTTCACCTGGGTTATGTTAGAGGGTGGCGGTGGCATCAGAGCTAGAGGTGCTGATGGCGTATGAGCtgccaatcacagagcaggaCATGGGGGGGTCACCGGGAGGTCATTAGGAAACAAATTGGTTAGTTTGCTGTGCTGTGCTCCGGTGAGATTTGCAGTTAGCCAGCATGACAagtacaaacattaacacacagacacacacagacacacagacacacacagacacacacacacacacacacagacacacacacacacacgcacacacacacacacacacacacacgcacagcataaaggctcaaagaaatgtacatataaaaaaaatctgggcGCACACACTTGAACAGATACAGTGTGTGAATGCAACAAAAGGGCCATATTCACAAAACTCTAATAGCCCACTGGGAGAAACATGAGCTCATGCCATTAGTAACCTATATAGAAGTGCAATTAGTGTATTCAATAGTGACACATGGGGATAACCATGCTCTTATCTTAACATGAGGCTTTGTGAGTATGGCCATCGACTCCCCAGctcttctctcacacacacactttcatacacactcataaaGAAGTGCCCGCTCTGTGACAAAACAACCCTCTGAAATTCCCAAAGGAATAACCAAGCAGGAATTCaaacagtagagacagagacagggaaaaaaaggacGGTTCCCTCTCTGAGAAAACCAACCAGGAGAAAAACGTGAGGATAAGAGACCGTCAGCTACCCAGAAACACCACACACCCATACAGAGGGCAGAGAGCCATGAGAGAGAGGTCCGATAGGAGAAATAAAAAGGGCGGTAGAGTAGGAGATGGCAACTACCTTTCTTCTTCAGCCGTCCAGCTGGAATATAGAAACAGTGAGCCAGTTACCAAGAAATTaatgaaagagtgagagagagagacaaaaagggagaggaaagtCTTAAAAGTTCATATTTACAGAATGATGATCCTGGAGAGCATTTTTATTGACTACGGCAGAGAAAATGACTCCATTGATAGCTTAGCCATTTGGCACAGGATCAATTTGTGTGAAAGCTTCAAAGACAACTGTGTCCTTGCGCAGGCCTGTGCGAAGGTCTGGCCATGGACGCAGCGTTTGTGCCAAAAGTGCACTACAAAATTATGAGGAGGGTAGAAAAAATAAGGAAACCAGAAGAAGGGATGAGAGGAGTAATAGAAAAAGCAAGAAGATAAAGGGTTTCATTCAGTATGTACAGGTTACAGGTGTTAAAAAATTATTCCTGTCAGTATTTCAATATATAACAGTCTGTTATATTGAGAAAATACACTTAAACATCAAATTCAATCTCCATGCATCAAATAGAGAGATAGTCagaagtggaaaaaataaaCCTTTCACCTACTTCAAAGCTGTCTGTCTTATTACCTCGCCAAGGAAGTTCTGTTTACGCTCttgtatgttgtttgtttgtctaacACCTTTTAACAGCTCCAGAGCTGTTAGGAGGTGTATTTTTGACGATACTCAGGTGTCTTTCCCTGGTATTGCACTGTTCCTTTTAAGGTTTGCAACAACCTCTGTCACACTTCTATAAAGTGGATTTGACCAGACGTCACTTTtgtcatctttatttttcaaatggCAAATGAGTCATTCGGAATGAAACTCTTCAACTtcaacagagaggagaaacagggaaagagaatgagagatgaATGAAGCAGAAATCTCGCCTAATTCATCAGTGAGTGTTGCTTTCACAACTGATCCGTTTGGTTCggttaaaataaatgtatgccTGTGCCTGTGTAGTGTAAGGATCTGATGTTCTATGGTGCATAAATATCTTTGGtctgttgatcagacaaaatAATTTCCCCAAACACAAATTATCCATTTCCACAATTTCCATACATTGTCTACACAAAACAGTTtaaattaatcaagaaaataaccggcagattaatcagtgatgaaaatgattGTCAGTCACAGTCCTGGATCAAACTGTAATCTCCCACATTATATTGCAATACAAGTCACTCCTTCATCCGGTGTCTACCCTTTTGTCATTATTCATAACATGTGGTCAGTTAAATAATACTAATGATGtaacacatttacaacattaaagTGCTGCATGACTTGCTGTCAGTCACCAGAATCTGATTTCCACACATGGCTTAAAGTAGCACTGATGATACAGGATGAAAATCATTAAGACTGTCCAATCAAAGAGTTACCTGTCAGTTTGTGTAACATCACGATTACAGCTGTTGGTTCATTAGTTCAAAGTCAGTGTGAACATGAACTGgaccagagctaaaaggaaacagcatatgatttttttctcactggTTTGGATCAAATAAACTGAACTACAGGTGTGAAAGCAACCTCAACAGCTCTTAACTAAACCATTGAGATGAAGACAACACCTTCCTGGCCTGAGGACATGTTGACCTCACTCACATAGTGACAGCACTTTCAAATTCAGATCACCATCATTGCCTCTTTGTCAGTTCATTATCCTCTGTAAATTCCAGTTCATTGTTAGCAGGAAAAGAAACAGTGGAAGAATTTCCAGACAGTGCAGGGATTAAcaaggcagcagcagtgttagTAAGAACTAAGCTAGTGAGTACCAGTGCGATGCACAGGCCACGATTACGCTCATGTACTCACTTCCTGTGGCGGAGCCGTCGCTGTTGGTTTCGGTCTTCTCGCTGGAAGAGAAAGGTAATGGCCGTGAGAACTCCGTCCCTTGGTCCGGAGGGCAGCCCGCCATCATGCAGAGACGCAGCAGGCCGCACCTGAGGATCAACGGCCACAGGGCAAGGCAATTACAGTGCTAACGCTAACAGCACCACTACTGGACACTATCAGACTGATTACATTAACAAGTCCTCTTCTTGTTAATGCACCCCTATTGTTCATGAGGATGAGGTGCCATGACAACAACGTTCAATATAAATGACAAACTTAAAATCTACTGAATCCGCTATGTATCAATGTGTAAATCAATAGTGCTGTACCCTGCAGCTAATGTTTACTGCCCTGTGCTTGTGCTGTGCTCACACAAAGTAATGTACCACTTCACTGCTACAGAACTGATAATGGCTCTGATAATAGCCTACTCCTGTTCCTGTCAATAATACTGCCTATGTGTCTGAGCTGAAGCTGTGTCTGTGAGTTTTAGAGGGTTAATGGGGTATAATGGAGAGTCTTACGTGCTGTCACTGTCTGGTGCTCTGGTCAGCACACTCTGGACCAGGCCAGTAAGGCTGGCTATCTGCTTCTCCATGGCCTCCATACGCTCCAGACGATGATCCCTGGAAAAGTAAAAGCTACAACTGTATAACATAACACTTAATGTCCTTGTGAAGACATAATTGAAAAACTTGGATTAGATGCAATTGGGCACACAAAAATagcttttgcattttttcaaTGCATTAGCTTAAGCAGTATAgcttttttcaaaaacatttgtgACTACATAAGCAATCATTTAAAATTCTTAAAACTCTAATTGCTTATCGTTTTTGGTGGTTTGACCTGATTTGATTTACAGTGACATCTCCCTGTCACTTGTCACTTTCTGACTAGTGatatcatcttttttattttttatctttttatgcAACATAATCAgtattgttttcagttttagaaGACAGTATTGTGTTCATGAGTTTTCAGGACCCTCCTTAAACAGTACAACAtacttcaacacacacagactggtaCTGACCTGCTACTGTCAGCGTCTTGTCCAGACAACGAAGAACCAAAACCAGGCGTGGCCCTGCCACCCTCCCCAGGCCCAGCTGTCAGACACAGAGGTTCTGAACTGGAGCTGGGCCTCGACTTCGGGCTctccacaaacacagaggaggaggccgAGTCCTTGCGAAAGGTCTGCCTGACAGGTGAGGCTCTGCTGGGTGAGCCGGAGTATGAGTCCCTGTCCCTCAGCTGCATGTCAGGGATTTTCTGTGGGGATGAGGGCGGCATGCGAAAACCCATGCCCAGAGTGGCTGAGGAGTATGTGTCGGAGTAGAGCGAACCTCCAGGCTTGTAGAGGGAGTCCTCCAGGTCCCCCTGAAGAGCAGCGGCTGAGTAGGTACTGAGGGATCGGACAGAGCCACGGCGGTACAGGCCACTGGAAACGGGGAAGCTAAAGGGGTCTCCGATGGCAGCTAAAGACTGGGTAGAGGCGATGCTGAGGCGGCCCTCGTGCATCAAACTGTAGGGATCTGCATACAGCCCCTCATTCTTCATTAACGCCATGTTTTTTGCAGAAACTTCTTCATCAGGCTTGACGTCACGGCGCTCTAGGATGGCGCTGGGTGAAGGAGACAGGCCTGCGTTGGCACCGTGACCAGCTGAGGGATGGTGGGGGTGTCGGGGCTGTTCGTGCTGGGGATGGGACCCGGTGAAGGACGGAGGGCGACCCCCACTGTAGGAGAGGCGTGAGCGGGATGGAGAGCCGGAGGAGGCTGAGGCcgtggaggaggggagggtgtTGAGGCGGCGAGTCGGGGAGGAGTCGCGGGAGGAGTACACCATCTCCCTCTGAAATGAACAAGCAAGGGCTTAAAGTTACCATGGAGATTTGCACATGAGGGTGCCATGTTCGCCATGTGTCAGTTTGACATGAGCACGAGTTAGATCTGACTGACACTGGACAGGCTGTCATAATCTGCAGACGCCAATGAAAGATAATAAATTTCTCAAAAGGCCAATGGCAGAATTTAGtatctgaattttaaaatagaagaaaatagACTGTGTGTGCCAAAGTGAAAACATTCTTTTCAGGAAAGTGGTATATTTATTTCCACCATTTTCTActtagcttttatttttctctacCTGCCTGCATGTTGTTAAATATGTCCTGATGTTTTTCTCAAACCAGCTCTGCCTCAGTTTTCCTGCTGTGCATTTACACCTGCTATggtttttcttctcatttctgCAGCTTTCAAAAGCCAAATACTCTGCTTTCCCTTGTCACATAACTACTTTCGTCGCTTAACTCAtccccttttctcttcttttc encodes the following:
- the srcin1a gene encoding SRC kinase signaling inhibitor 1 isoform X4; the encoded protein is MGNAPSQANAGACFPKQDPERGGSHMISTDDLEYPREYRTLGNSARRFSNVGLVHTSEHRHTVSAAQSLEALTNLHKADMERKRDAFMDHLKSKYQQQQQQLQHPHHSPHHNPPSPSPSHASMRGTSERSTREQQQPNYWSFKSRSPRHSQSTQSGLADQAAKLSFASAESLETMSEADIPLGFNRMNRFRQSLPLSRSASQNKLRSPGVLFLQYGDETRRVHITHELSSLDTLHALIVHMFPQKLTAGMLKSPNTAILIKDEARNVFYELEDVRDIQDRSIIKIYRKEPIYASYPAAAHLANGDLRREMVYSSRDSSPTRRLNTLPSSTASASSGSPSRSRLSYSGGRPPSFTGSHPQHEQPRHPHHPSAGHGANAGLSPSPSAILERRDVKPDEEVSAKNMALMKNEGLYADPYSLMHEGRLSIASTQSLAAIGDPFSFPVSSGLYRRGSVRSLSTYSAAALQGDLEDSLYKPGGSLYSDTYSSATLGMGFRMPPSSPQKIPDMQLRDRDSYSGSPSRASPVRQTFRKDSASSSVFVESPKSRPSSSSEPLCLTAGPGEGGRATPGFGSSLSGQDADSSRDHRLERMEAMEKQIASLTGLVQSVLTRAPDSDSTCGLLRLCMMAGCPPDQGTEFSRPLPFSSSEKTETNSDGSATGTGRLKKKAHTPSAPLALMPPPPSNITQVNSVGRMQMQLHLHGLQQNATDLRKQLTQLRKIQLENQDSVKTLLKRTEAELNVRVADALRKQEDPLQRQRLLVEEERLKYLNEEELIIQQLHDLEKSVEEIQKESSVNHKLVTVQELEEKATVLRKLGETLTELKNQFPGLQSKMRVVLRVEVEAVKFLKEEPHRLDALLKRCKTITDTLATMRKQANEGVWRKQEDFSSPSLKHNDDLRKFSDFDIPTSPPLTINDLGGGNSLSNWSPHSSLSRGHGNPSGPHKDNYPPVPHKGKALEELERRAAADKALSVEVRLAAERDWEEKRASLTQYSAQDINRLLEETQAELMKAIPDLDFAAKQIKPSSNTTPSQPTQSGTGTPEHRANKPQHKLSGKEGGSRRGSDELTVPRYRTEKPSKSPPPPPPRRSFPSSPGLTTRSGEPLIPGKSIKKSESEETEGQKPHVKLRRTVSENPRPASTPPTLASGDKEEAGEEEKIAAELEGGNSSSVGKVLHSSAASKLKHLQQNSTDKTKSGKREDFLKIQGQQQQ
- the srcin1a gene encoding SRC kinase signaling inhibitor 1 isoform X1, producing MGNAPSQANAGACFPKQDPERGGSHMISTDDLEYPREYRTLGNSARRFSNVGLVHTSEHRHTVSAAQSLEALTNLHKADMERKRDAFMDHLKSKYQQQQQQLQHPHHSPHHNPPSPSPSHASMRGTSERSTREQQQPNYWSFKSRSPRHSQSTQSGLADQAAKLSFASAESLETMSEADIPLGFNRMNRFRQSLPLSRSASQNKLRSPGVLFLQYGDETRRVHITHELSSLDTLHALIVHMFPQKLTAGMLKSPNTAILIKDEARNVFYELEDVRDIQDRSIIKIYRKEPIYASYPAAAHLANGDLRREMVYSSRDSSPTRRLNTLPSSTASASSGSPSRSRLSYSGGRPPSFTGSHPQHEQPRHPHHPSAGHGANAGLSPSPSAILERRDVKPDEEVSAKNMALMKNEGLYADPYSLMHEGRLSIASTQSLAAIGDPFSFPVSSGLYRRGSVRSLSTYSAAALQGDLEDSLYKPGGSLYSDTYSSATLGMGFRMPPSSPQKIPDMQLRDRDSYSGSPSRASPVRQTFRKDSASSSVFVESPKSRPSSSSEPLCLTAGPGEGGRATPGFGSSLSGQDADSSRDHRLERMEAMEKQIASLTGLVQSVLTRAPDSDSTCGLLRLCMMAGCPPDQGTEFSRPLPFSSSEKTETNSDGSATGTGRLKKKAHTPSAPLALMPPPPSNITQVNSVGRMQMQLHLHGLQQNATDLRKQLTQLRKIQLENQDSVKTLLKRTEAELNVRVADALRKQEDPLQRQRLLVEEERLKYLNEEELIIQQLHDLEKSVEEIQKESSVNHKLVTVQELEEKATVLRKLGETLTELKNQFPGLQSKMRVVLRVEVEAVKFLKEEPHRLDALLKRCKTITDTLATMRKQANEGVWRKQEDFSSPSLKHNDDLRKFSDFDIPTSPPLTINDLGGGNSLSNWSPHSSLSRGHGNPSGPHKDNYPPVPHKGKALEELERRAAADKALSVEVRLAAERDWEEKRASLTQYSAQDINRLLEETQAELMKAIPDLDFAAKQIKPSSNTTPSQPTQSGTGTPEHRANKPQHKLSGKEGGSRRGSDELTVPRYRTEKPSKSPPPPPPRRSFPSSPGLTTRSGEPLIPGKSIKKSESEETEGQKPHVKLRRTVSENPRPASTPPTLASGDKEEAGEEEKIAAELEGSRSSPVPHIVLTECLPASPASSEDPVRDLANYSVEEIPSRDWTGHHTVYETQISRERDSFGGSPQQEREQHFFKQELALLLTEMEVRVVSPLEAQELSKTVGKVLQTLTIFPHTKEVSESRLGDRPLLVFFREEMTVREAYRLLYSLLESSKPVPKPRIKSSFHSYHQSSLVEALRRGIETGDRILTLQHNTETEMIPKPQQSSVNSTLESTGSAGSVDSLASRKRTAEDVRRSTYRRLDSLEETIRELENTLIEISGHPTDLYTGTAIKSSPAQVTDSPTSETKKPPVPPKPSSLNPASIQGGNSSSVGKVLHSSAASKLKHLQQNSTDKTKSGKREDFLKIQGQQQQ